Proteins co-encoded in one Chrysemys picta bellii isolate R12L10 chromosome 13, ASM1138683v2, whole genome shotgun sequence genomic window:
- the LOC112060557 gene encoding olfactory receptor 11A1-like, with product MEDSKWGNQTGVTEFILLGFGNLPELQVLLFLLFLVIYIVTMAGNILIVVLVVADQHLHTPMYFFLGNLSCLETCYTSNILPMLLASLLTGDRTISVAGCIVQLYCFACLVATECCLLAVMSYDRYLAICKPLHYAALMNDQFSLQLAVGSWLSGFTVSTNTACWMSQMIFCGPNEIDHFFCDYIALLKLSCSDTSKMVLVIFLLSFIMILLPFLLTLTSYVCIISTILRIPSTTGRQKAFSTCSSHLIMVTIFYGTLIIVYMLPDTAELRDLNKVLSVFYTVLTPLANPLIYSLRNKEVKESLRKALSKTTTFITNHKLCCRHLW from the coding sequence ATGGAAGACTCCAAATGGGGAAATCAAACAGGCgtcacagaattcatcctcctgggatttgggaatctccctgaaCTGCAGgtccttctcttcctgctgtttctagtgatctacattgtgACCATGGCTGGGAACATCCTCATCGTTGtgctagttgtggctgatcagcacctccacacccccatgtacttcttcctggggaacttatcctgcttggagacctgctacacctcaaACATCCTGCCCATgttgctggccagtctcctgactggggacagaaccatttctgttGCGGGCTGTATTGTACAACTGTATTGCTTTGCTTGTCTGGTAGCTACAGAATGTTGTCTTCTAGCagtgatgtcttatgatcggtatttagccaTATGCAAACCCCTGCATTATGCAGCCCTTATGAATGATCAGTTTTCCCTCCAGCTAGCAGTTGGGTCTTGGCTAAGTGGCTTTACAGTCAGTACCAACACAGCATGTTGGATGTCACAAATGATTTTCTGTGGgcccaatgaaattgaccatttcttttgtgattaCATCGCATTGCTCAAATTGTCCTGCAGTGACACCAGCAAGATGGTTCTTGTGATCTTCCTTCTCTCCTTCATAATGATTCTTCTTCCATTTCTCTTAACCCTGACATCTTACGTGTGTATCATCAGCACCATcttgagaatcccttccaccacgGGAAGGCAAAAGGCTTTTTCCAcatgctcctctcacctcatcatGGTCACAATTTTCTATGGGACCCTAATCATTGTGTACATGCTCCCAGACACTGCTGAATTGAGAGACCTGAACAAAGTGCTCTCTGTCTTCTACACTGTCCTGACTCCCCTGgccaaccccctcatctacagcctgagaaacaaagaggtcaaGGAGTCCCTGAGAAAAGCTCTAAGTAAGACTACGACTTTTATAACCAATCACAAACTATGTTGTAGGCATTTATGGTAA